taaatcacgttaggtctaaggctgtgctaacacttttctttgatgactttgaccacaatttttattttttcaaatatcttaaaaattcaagaatctaagctaattgaacagacagtagtagtaTGATTAGATATATAATGAACTTCAATCACAAAGCAGACAGTCTGGTTTAAAAatatatcttttatttcctttttaaGAATCGGTTGAatctattatttattttaatcaaaattaatttacGATACAATTGTACTAATCATTTATTTGTTTCAGTAATAATTTCaaacaatacaattttttaaaatttaacatttgatTGTTATTCATCCAGAAATATGTTTTATCTTTAATTATCAGGGATgaaagtggcctgaagtgacttggcaggaaaagcctgaaaaagtgtgtaaatttgggctataaagcctcaaaacaggctgaaaataaataaaagtgcggaaatttggagcagcaaaaggcctgaaatcaggcaattgcctgaaaactgaCATCCCTGAATTATTGAGATTACAACCagtatccatttatttatttcaagggcgtactacacccatggccaattttgtgcctatttttgcatttttctcaaaaattatagcacattggtgacaagtaagatatgtatattataggggcaaggactacaactactgtactgaaaattcagcaactcaaagcaagtagttattgatttattgatcaaatattggttttcctcatttttgactgttactccacaactgttgtctgttctgaaataaaatttccagtgcagtagttgtagtccttgcccctataatttacatatcttacttgtccccaatgcgctataatttttgagaaaaatgcaaaaataggcacaaaattggccaggggtgtagtaccccttaaattcttaattcaataattataataatgcaTAATCATTGAGTAAGTGATTCCATTGTTTTATCACTCAACTCAAGGCCCAACTATCTCAATATGACATCAATTGTCATATGTGAATTTCATTCTCACACATATCTCCACCCTTGCATACTGGTAATTTTGAAAGGATGAAGTCTCCAACTTGAATAATTATAAAATGATAGCACTTGATCTTGATTAAGTTGGCTAATTTACTTTCAATTTTGTAGAACAAGAATAAATGTATTGATGAGCACAAAAGTTGTAGAGGATTGCTATTTCTATCAAGCACACACAGTTGTATTTCATTTTACTATTCAAATATATACAAAAGGCAAACAAATATTTCCATTTTTTTCATGGGAAACATAAAGTTagaaaaataaactttaaaaataatTGCAGAACAAAATGCAGGTATATACAATACTTAAAAGCAAGTTGCATGAACTCTGAGGCATGATAAATGTatgttttatatatattattatattaatttaaaaaataaaatgaatggagATTTGAAACAGTATACTTTAGCAAATTTTtggtaccttcttcaggcttatAATAAAGCCGAAGCGCTTGGTACCGAAAATTTGCTAAAGTATACTGTTTCCGCTCGCTCGctttatttgattttatttcacggAGTGTCAACCATCTGTTTacaaactattatataaattaaatgTGCATAAAAATATATCCTTGGAGAagtaaaaaatattacattctatTATCAAAATGCActgatttttgtattttattgtcacACATATTTGCATTATATATcctaaaaatattttcttgaatgcAAACATAATTATTTGCAGTGCACATAGACGCATAAATTTTGCGATTTACCAAATTATTTTCATAATCTATGAACACTGGCTCAAGCAAGCCCTGCAAATTTATCCAATTTACTTCTCTTCAGATTTGAATTCTTCCTTCACATTATCCGGTACATCAATCTCCAGTGGAATTGCAACAAAATTACCTTCGCCAAGTTGTTCCTTATCATAATTCAAACAAATATACTCCCTCTCTCCATCCGTCCCATCCGTATTCTTAGTGACACCATCCCCCGAAAATAACTCAAATATCCTTAGCTCACAGTATAGAAAGCACCGCGCCTCCCATTCCTTCTGGGGTGTAGGCAATGAAATAAATTTCTCATAACTCATGTATAAAGGTTTGGAAGGGTCACTCACGGCTTGTATAAACTTGAACCCTGCCTGCTCTTCAAAATACTCCACCGGTTTAGTCTGTATTGCGGTCCAGTGGTTCTGGATGGAGCTGCAAGCTTTTGGATAGCATTTGGAAATGAATTCTTTGAGTCCATCCCAGGTTGCTGGTAAGACAGGTACTTGGTTCGGTCCTTGCTTGGGAGAGAAGAGAATAATCCAATAGTTGGCTTTCTGTACACAGGCCTATGGGAACAAATCAAACACAAGAATCTTAAGGTAAGAAAGATGACAAATACAAATGTAGAGTTGTCCCTGCCAAATGTTTGCTTCCATGTATTTTGTTTGCATATTAGAATTAGAAATGAACCACAAGAGTGCTCAAATCCTAAAGAGGAAATAGATTGTCAAATAAAGCTGCCGATAAATTTGCAAAAGAATGTTTGGCACTGATTGGGAGAGGAAGGAACCAAGGCCAGGCAACAGAGAAAGCAACTCCGACCAAACAACCCAAGGTAGTAAGGGTAAAGCTCAACCATGATTGAAGCATTTTTAATCTCACTACATCCTTCCAAACATTCTTTTGCAAATTTATCGGTAGCTTTGATTGACAAATTATTTCCTCTTTAGGATTGAGCACTCTTGTGGTTCATTTCTAATTCTAAAAGTTTCATGTCCATGGGAAGAACAGTAGTTtacattagggctcatattgaaattcccttacacaggaaggtgtgcgccatcctgcagctttcctgtgctagccttcttttgttaaaatcctgggcagggtgtatcactgatgcatataatccatccgttttatgaccaagctttcctgaggcgcacgcttagcgaggggaatcctgccttctttctgtgtgaaaacgtggtagggtatttcaatatgagcccttacatcAGCATAAGTTCCCCAGAACAACCCCCAGAATAGTTTTAGTAACAACACCAAATGCTTTATATTTATGAACTTGACTGGGTGGTGAATCTAAATTTATTCAGTTGATACCAAGGTTTTGTTGTATCCAAGTCAACACCAATTCACACTACCAGTAATGGAATCCAGGGCATCATACTTTCtcacataatttcaaacataccTTCAGATGGATGTACTCCGGTAGGAAGCCAAGATGTAGCAATATTTCATATGGTGATTTGGTCATAAAAATCTCGCTAACAAGTGTCTCAGGTCCAAATACGAAGGCTGTTTTCCTACCCGGTGCAGCAGCCAATTTGGATGTCGTATTGGTACAAATACGTCCATATATGGGCTTCTCTAGAATGTCATGCCAATCAGTTCCTGGTTGGAATGGTTGAGATTTGTCGTCTGCTTCAGCTGCGTCTGTTGTAGATGGATTGCATAATCTCTCAACCAATTTGGCAAAGTCTTGTAGAGTTAGCTTTGGATTATGATTTGCAGACATGTTGTTTAGTCACGCATGCATTGCCCATACTTCTTAACACTCTCTTGGATGTACAGACTGGTATACAATTGTTATTTGTTTCTGTTGGCACTTCACACTCATTATATTGTttctaaaaaaagaaaatatcggAATGAAAACTTTAATATGGTGTTTGcatttacgagggggtatcaaaaagttttagaaatcgtccagaagtgaaagagctatatcaatgaaattttgtcagtgcaatcactggtccttatgtacactatggtgcaaaaatggtctcataagtatgtttacttttttttacagacgacgctagatgctaataacctgctgccccagttactgcgcataaactgcaagattgagaaaattgaggcaagcagcgttattaagatcctgcatttgaagggttgcagtgcctagaaaatcgatgatgaaatgaaagttatctttggtggtgattgtgatattgtcactgttgctttttggaaaatgaatttttatttcatcacagatttttggggcactgtaacccttaaaatggaatttAATCATGCttcatgcctcaattttctccattttgctggttatgtggttacataggcaggtactgacatctagcgcctgtaaaaaaagtaaacattcttatgagaccatttttgcatcatagtatacataaggaccagtgattgcactgacaaaatttcattgatatagctctttcacttctgggcgatttctaaaacttttgataccccctcgtatgttggGATATCTCGAGCCAACAGAATCAGTTTTTCTCCCTAGGAACTTATGTTTATGTATAAGAAATTAAGGCAATTAAATGTATTAGCAGCGATTTGCAGAACCAGAATACTCAAAGACTcatcaaaatttttgcacttttggaACAGCTAAGCATATGTGCTATTGAAGCCGACAAATGGCAAGTTACATGACCGCTATCTGATATCTGGCATGAAAATGAAGATAAATAAAAGTATACAAGTCCATATTTGTATTACTTCTGTGTTTTTCTTATTGCACAGGCAGGCTGTCAATTTCAGCATGGTACAGTGCTAGCAGTAGACACAGAGGACAGAAATTATTCACATGCCTTATGCCTTAGACATTTTGATCAAGTCGGCTTATACCATAGATAATTTGTGATCATttgattatgcaaaatattttgaaaatctcTACAAATGTCTTTAAGGTTATATGCAAGTCAATTTTCTTGCAATACAGGGACATGTATTGTAAATGCATCTAAGTTTCAAGTCCTGCAGATCACCAAAAAACACAAGCCAACCTATCCTGTCCATCCtacaccacacagtgtcatcgcccctatatcttcatggtagaaatcgccatggtaggttgaatccacagccacgtatGGCAATTTTCTTCCTACCTTTAATATGAGAGgcagtagccaagtgacctgactaaaaGGCTACTAACAaaagccggggtaattgatttctcgctgtgtgagtaagcttgtatacgacattgcggtcaatggtcatactgccttcactgtagtgagtgcagctatatagCGTGCGCGCTGTAgaccatacaggaccaacgcaatattagaattttggtcagattttgagttcaagatgcaTGGACTTTTACCTCAAAgtgcaaactaacgactatcatatctgttc
This DNA window, taken from Amphiura filiformis chromosome 16, Afil_fr2py, whole genome shotgun sequence, encodes the following:
- the LOC140136636 gene encoding uncharacterized protein, giving the protein MSANHNPKLTLQDFAKLVERLCNPSTTDAAEADDKSQPFQPGTDWHDILEKPIYGRICTNTTSKLAAAPGRKTAFVFGPETLVSEIFMTKSPYEILLHLGFLPEYIHLKACVQKANYWIILFSPKQGPNQVPVLPATWDGLKEFISKCYPKACSSIQNHWTAIQTKPVEYFEEQAGFKFIQAVSDPSKPLYMSYEKFISLPTPQKEWEARCFLYCELRIFELFSGDGVTKNTDGTDGEREYICLNYDKEQLGEGNFVAIPLEIDVPDNVKEEFKSEEK